In a single window of the Elaeis guineensis isolate ETL-2024a chromosome 8, EG11, whole genome shotgun sequence genome:
- the LOC105050657 gene encoding LOW QUALITY PROTEIN: transcription factor BIM2 (The sequence of the model RefSeq protein was modified relative to this genomic sequence to represent the inferred CDS: inserted 1 base in 1 codon), translating to MDTASQLSEDEDEFGRRQGSSQKVELSVKVDGKGGGQKPGTPTTPRSKHSATEQRRRYKINDRFQILRDLIPHSDQKRDKASFLLEVIEYIKFLQERLQKYEPYQGWCPANAKLMPWSNSQGPTDGVSDSSHVFKNGPSPPGFMFTEKFVENTIPIAPTMLXNTQNVEEPDMNPGTGAVLVPLQPNFCASVGMESGLTEPQEGLISDSDNMASQSQSWQRPSGPADCNIGGDMLSEQEELAIDEGTISISSVYTQGILTTLTQALESSGIDLSQASISVQINLGKRAISRRPTATTTMSGAKDHEDPSAVNQVMGDSRVGSSGEESEQALKRHKVDSS from the exons ATGGATACGGCCTCGCAATTGAGCGAAGACGAGGATGAGTTCGGGAGGAGGCAGGGCTCCTCTCAGAAAG TGGAATTGAGTgtgaaggtggatgggaagggtGGCGGGCAGAAGCCGGGCACACCAACCACGCCAAGATCGAAGCACTCTGCAACAGAGCAGCGACGAAGGTACAAAATTAATGATAG GTTCCAGATACTTAGAGACCTTATACCACATAGTGATCAGAAGCGAGATAAAGCTTCATTTCTTTTGGAG GTTATTGAATATATTAAATTCTTACAAGAGAGGTTGCAAAAATATGAACCATACCAGGGATGGTGTCCAGCAAATGCAAAGTTAATGCCATGG aGTAACAGCCAGGGCCCTACAGATGGTGTATCTGACTCTTCTCATGTCTTTAAAAATGGGCCTTCTCCCCCTGGGTTTATGTTCACTGAGAAGTTTGTTGAGAATACCATCCCTATTGCCCCGACAATGC TCAACACACAGAATGTGGAAGAACCAGACATGAATCCTGGTACAGGTGCGGTGCTCGTTCCTTTGCAGCCAAACTTTTGTGCTTCTGTTGGAATGGAATCTGGTTTAACAGAGCCTCAGGAGGGGTtaatttcagattcagataacaTGGCATCACAGTCCCAATCATGGCAGAGACCGTCAGGCCCAGCTGACTGTAATATCGGCGGGGATATGTTGAGTGAACAGGAAGAGCTAGCCATTGATGAGGGCACAATCAGCATTTCTAGTGTCTACACTCAAGG GATATTGACCACACTAACACAAGCACTGGAGAGTTCAGGTATAGATCTATCTCAAGCCAGCATCTCCGTGCAGATTAATCTAGGTAAACGGGCGATCAGTAGAAGACCAACTGCCACCACTACTATGTCTGGTGCTAAG GATCATGAAGACCCCTCAGCTGTTAATCAAGTAATG GGGGACTCGAGGGTGGGGAGCAGTGGTGAGGAATCTGAGCAAGCTCTGAAGAGGCATAAAGTTGATAGCAGCTAA
- the LOC105050656 gene encoding D-aminoacyl-tRNA deacylase isoform X1 has protein sequence MLLSIPRALAGTPATRLISLRIISSAFFSSSPHPLRRTAAAAMVKLVVATTADPASVGPASAFLTMPGWNPGPSISEGMESFANGDVRLLKHGKKIVTEDDLDLRWEAATGEPVSEVIFLSRHTAVSNRPALTVHPIGVPHLREDEIPPQGGRPGWASLPNPRIGPWLRLLQKIAHSKGLVPEFEVTLEATHHGPIVHTPTMFLEIGSTEEYWGRQDAAQAMALLLWEGFGLGGGDGVGEWNGNDGKNKVLLGIGGGHYAPRHMDIVVKDGVWVGHLLSGYALPMEDPKQQNIKSSDQTVGGTWKQSIKASYEATRAAFPGGEILAHLDQKSFKGWQKNAITSFLAEQKIKTGKPQDFF, from the exons GGAACCCCAGCCACCCGCCTCATCAGTCTCAGAATCATCAGCAGCGCGTTCTTTTCCTCCTCTCCTCATCCTCTCCGGAGGACAGCAGCAGCCGCGATGGTGAAGCTAGTGGTGGCGACCACCGCCGACCCGGCTTCGGTCGGCcccgcctccgccttcctcaccatgcCCGGCTGGAACCCCGGTCCCTCCATCTCT GAGGGGATGGAGAGCTTTGCTAATGGGGATGTGAGGCTGTTGAAGCACGGGAAGAAAATCGTGACGGAGGACGACCTGGACCTCCGCTGGGAGGCCGCCACCGGCGAACCAGTTTCGGAGGTCATCTTCCTCAGCCGCCACACCGCCGTCTCCAACCGCCCCGCCCTTACCGTCCACCCCATCGGTGTGCCACACTTGCGTGAGGACGAGATCCCGCCTCAAGGAGGGCGCCCCGGCTGGGCCAGCCTGCCCAACCCTCGGATCGGCCCCTGGCTCCGCCTGCTCCAGAAGATCGCCCATTCCAAGGGTCTCGTTCCGGAGTTCGAG GTTACTTTGGAAGCAACTCATCATGGACCCATAGTTCATACGCCAACCATGTTCTTGGAGATAG GAAGCACAGAGGAGTACTGGGGAAGGCAAGATGCTGCTCAAGCTATGGCTCTA CTTCTGTGGGAAGGATTTGGCCTTGGAGGGGGTGATGGTGTAGGAGAGTGGAATGG GAATGATGGTAAAAATAAAGTCCTTCTGGGAATAGGAGGCGGTCATTATGCTCCTCGCCACATGGATATTGTTGT GAAAGATGGTGTATGGGTGGGCCACCTATTATCAGGATATGCTTTACCAATGGAAGATCCTAAACAGCAAAACATAAAATCTAGTGATCAAACAGTTGGTGGAACCTGGAAACAATCAATAAAAGCTTCATATGAGGCTACTAGAGCAGCTTTTCCAGGAGGAGAAATTCTAGCACATCTAGATCAAAA GAGCTTTAAGGGCTGGCAGAAGAATGCCATTACAAGCTTTTTAGCAGAGCAGAAAATAAAGACCGGAAAACCTCAGGACTTCTTTTAG
- the LOC105050656 gene encoding D-aminoacyl-tRNA deacylase isoform X2: MLLSIPRALAGTPATRLISLRIISSAFFSSSPHPLRRTAAAAMVKLVVATTADPASVGPASAFLTMPGWNPGPSISEGMESFANGDVRLLKHGKKIVTEDDLDLRWEAATGEPVSEVIFLSRHTAVSNRPALTVHPIGVPHLREDEIPPQGGRPGWASLPNPRIGPWLRLLQKIAHSKGLVPEFEVTLEATHHGPIVHTPTMFLEIGSTEEYWGRQDAAQAMALLLWEGFGLGGGDGVGEWNGNDGKNKVLLGIGGGHYAPRHMDIVVSFKGWQKNAITSFLAEQKIKTGKPQDFF; the protein is encoded by the exons GGAACCCCAGCCACCCGCCTCATCAGTCTCAGAATCATCAGCAGCGCGTTCTTTTCCTCCTCTCCTCATCCTCTCCGGAGGACAGCAGCAGCCGCGATGGTGAAGCTAGTGGTGGCGACCACCGCCGACCCGGCTTCGGTCGGCcccgcctccgccttcctcaccatgcCCGGCTGGAACCCCGGTCCCTCCATCTCT GAGGGGATGGAGAGCTTTGCTAATGGGGATGTGAGGCTGTTGAAGCACGGGAAGAAAATCGTGACGGAGGACGACCTGGACCTCCGCTGGGAGGCCGCCACCGGCGAACCAGTTTCGGAGGTCATCTTCCTCAGCCGCCACACCGCCGTCTCCAACCGCCCCGCCCTTACCGTCCACCCCATCGGTGTGCCACACTTGCGTGAGGACGAGATCCCGCCTCAAGGAGGGCGCCCCGGCTGGGCCAGCCTGCCCAACCCTCGGATCGGCCCCTGGCTCCGCCTGCTCCAGAAGATCGCCCATTCCAAGGGTCTCGTTCCGGAGTTCGAG GTTACTTTGGAAGCAACTCATCATGGACCCATAGTTCATACGCCAACCATGTTCTTGGAGATAG GAAGCACAGAGGAGTACTGGGGAAGGCAAGATGCTGCTCAAGCTATGGCTCTA CTTCTGTGGGAAGGATTTGGCCTTGGAGGGGGTGATGGTGTAGGAGAGTGGAATGG GAATGATGGTAAAAATAAAGTCCTTCTGGGAATAGGAGGCGGTCATTATGCTCCTCGCCACATGGATATTGTTGT GAGCTTTAAGGGCTGGCAGAAGAATGCCATTACAAGCTTTTTAGCAGAGCAGAAAATAAAGACCGGAAAACCTCAGGACTTCTTTTAG